The Schistocerca gregaria isolate iqSchGreg1 chromosome X, iqSchGreg1.2, whole genome shotgun sequence nucleotide sequence TGAGTTTTGTTAGGTTTTGCAATTTTCAACAGTTGTGTAGCACaacttttaacattttttgtattgATATTGACCTTTCCAGCTGAGCAATAAAGGTCAACTCAGGTTGTCAATATCATGTTTTATTATCTTTTGACGTTTTCCCTGTAACTCGTTTTGTTGCTGCATTTATATATTCCAGTACTAATGTgattttgcagttacattccacaATAGTATCTCCCCCACTACAAATTCCATTTCTGACAGCTGTCACATTAGTTTGTTTATTATTAAGTATTTGCATGACTTTTATATTTCGTGTTTATAGTTGGGTGCCATGGAAGTACTGGTTGCTATCTCGAAATCTTTCGTGTTGCACCTTGGTACGGCATTACTGGTCAAAGCTGACCAGTGATATTGTACACCCTGGTTTATCctgctgtattccatcaacacatgTGATGGAGTTTTGCCAGCAGGCCAAACCAACAATGGCAATGCGTCCATCAATTTAAACAAGCTCATGTCGAACATTCTTGTATAAGCGGTCCACAGATGAGTAAAATTACTGTTACTACAACTGTGTGCCTTCAGCATTTGTGTTATTTTGTGTTTGAAGAACTGTAGGAGACAAAGAATTTGGATGTGTGTCCATTCAGCAATAAGATACTCAAGAGATGGAGCACATgtttggaaacaacaacaacaacaacaacaacgcatcaGCTTTTCAAACACACCAATCTAGCATTTgcttaaagtgatttagggaaaacatgtAATCCAAGCCCtgttatttttatgagaatttggaCCATATTACTTTCAAATTTATGTGAAGTCCAAGCATTCATGCCCACTATGATTTTAGTATTGACCAAAAACTAAAATCATAATGGGACTGAATGCTTGTTAGCCTCTTCTTACATCAAATGTAGTAATACCAAAACTGTACTGATTGCAAAATCTTATTTGTGAGCAGAGCCGCACAGGATTAGCCAAGcgttctaaggtgctgcagtcatggcctgtgcgactggtcccggcagatgtttgagtcctccctcgggcatgggtttgtacttagaataatttaggttaagtagtgtgtaagcttagggactgatgaccttagcagttaagtcccatatgatttcacacacattcgaacatttgtgtgtgcatAAACTCTAAACTAGAATGATTTAATAGTTGCAGCCACAGTACACAATTATTCACAAGCATTCACAGTGTTTCCCTTCTGCTCTTTAAAGGGTGCTAGTACAGTTCCACAATGTCACACTTATTTCTCTTTGTCAAAATCATATTCACTTCATTCAATGCTTCTCTTCAGCATTCAAAACCACTGGCAGTTGAGAACATTTATTCAGCCAGGACAACACATCTTCATActtaaaaatgtgcctttttaaAGTACAGTCTTTGGGCGCAGCAGAAGGGAGATTATGACACAATATCCTGAGAAAAAATAATGTCCCACAGGGCAAAATCAGGGTTAAAATGAATATAGTCAAGAACTTTCAAGCCTATTGCATCAGAACAGTCATTTAAAATTATTCCCTGGCGTTCAGTAAAACTGTCTTGGAGAATTCATTTGATGATGTACATAAGGTTGTGCAAATATCTTTAAGTGTGATGCCCACAAATACCTGATTTTTTCTAACAACATTAAGATCCTGCAGGCTTGTGTTAATCACAAATTCAGATCAGCTTATGGACTTCTCACTGGTGATATGATATACTGGTTTTCTTCAAATAGTTTGACTGCAGCAAGATTCTCTTCATAATCACTGACCTGAGAAGAATATTTACAGCACTTCATTTACCCACTTTCATTAACTTGTACCTACTTAACTATGTGGATATGGTGATGCAATGTGTACAGCCTCATAAGAGCCCAGCATACTATTCTGGTAGCAATTTTCCCCCAACAGCACTCAATTATACAGAGCTGCACATGTCTGTCTTTAATTGTGACATATCTAAATTTTAACATatgaaaaatttctgcagaacttacagTTATGTAGTCTCTCACCCACCCCCTTACTATTTTTCATAGTTTACATACCAaaagcacaacaaaatattttggtaatTTGTCTATAATGTAATATAACTTTTTCAGCTCAACTGAATCTACTGATATCAAAAATGTTCGCTCCATTCAGTAACATAACGACACAGTGCACAAAGGTATGTGATTGTGCAAAAAATGACAGAACACTGACAATATGTCATCTACATTTATATTAGGTTTGGAATGTAGGCTGTGGCAACAAACTGATCTGTTGATAGCCTTAGACCCAGGTCAGGTTGGAAAACGACAATTTGTGggttggcaaagccaacaaatgttAATACAGAATCTTTGATGTCATGGCATATTGATCTGCAGCTTAGGCAAAGATCTAAGCTAACTTGAAAGTTGATAGTACATATGCAAGTTATGTAAGCAGTATCTAACCTTTCAGTTAATCCACTTTTCCTATTTTGCAGttttatttataacaaaaattatgttaaatatgTGACAAATGTAAACTTTAGGCAATGACACTAAATTTCTGATGACAACCTTTATGTTGTATTCACATTCATTGGTTTCACCAACTGTCAATCAAATTTTCATCCTCCAACTAAATAAGATCCTGAGCTACACTACAGCTATGTCACCACTACTAAGATTTCAAGACAAGACACTACCACACACTAAATGCACATGTACCAACATGCTGATAACTTGTGTCTTTATCCTCACACCACATAACATTTCTAGTATGGTATGtttgatacagggtgtttataaattagttgtgctacagtaacatttgtctatgaaaaggtaaataacttacagaaatgttcaaTACAGCAAAACATAttccagttttatttacaaatttcagtgTTACTATCTTTTGTAGTGAGACAAATGTCCTATTTGTAATTAGTTTCCTGCCAAATCCTATCAAGCAAATCTATGTATGAAGACAACTGTGTGTTATTTGTTGTCACACCTCACTAACATTTCCCAGaagtagaggaacaaacactgcctTTAACGAAACTCCATACACAGCAGTCTATTGAGGTTAAATCAGATGATCGTGTTAACATTATTCTGCACTGTCCAGTCCAAGTCAGGACATTCCTACAGAGATAAGTAACAGTTCCAATTTGTAGTATTTGAATACCTTGCACACTATAACTAAGCATATTCTATTCTAAGCTGGTATGTCTCCGTTTATCTGGACTACAAATTTAAGACTGCCAACCTTGTTCAATTGCTGCATCAGATATTGCTGACCGACTGACTGGCTTCCTGTGTGATACATGGCCACTTTTGGTGAAATgattgtaccaattaataacagtttgtctttgagaTGGTGGCTTGCAGTGTTTAGTCCTGAAATATCTCTGAAATCTAGTAGGCCTAGTAGATTTAAACTGATGAAACGACAAACAGAACATGCTCTACAGCCTTATAAGactccatgatgactgttgcaGTAACTCAATTACACATGTAACCTAGTGGGAACATCAGGAAGGCAGAAATAAAACTTTATGATACAGTGCATTTAGTATTGTTTcggacatttctgtaagttatttagccTTTTCACAATGCTCTTGCATAACTTATTTGTAAACATCCTCTATTTTTTACTCGTTAATACATTTTAACCCCACCCCCAATTAgacgtaaataaaaataaacagaaactgCTATGTATAAGATGATAAattcaacaatgaaacttctgtgtGTCTCTGATCTACTTTTAATTCAAGCACACACTACAAAGAACCAAAACTTAAAACATGCCACAATGTTGTGACTCACCCGTATGATTCAAATTCCATAACCGAATGTTCAAAGGCCGTCGTCATTGTCATGGCTTGACAGTGGTGACACGGGAGATGGCACACCCACTGCTTCCAATAATATGCTGTCAACCAACTGTTCTGTTGCAGTTTCATCCCAGTCATGTGGAAAACTAGTTTCTGCGATTTTAGAGACATTTGAATTTTCCACTGGGGGTGAAAATTTATTACAGGAGACATTTAATGGAACATTTTGTTCAAAATCTTGTGCTAAATTACTCTGTTTTTTATCATCTCGGCTGGGTTCAATATGTGCAAACTTGTCTGGCTCTTCTGAGGCAGTGATGGCACTGACATCTTCACTACCACCATTTGTTGTACAAGGAATCTCCTCAGGGTGACCATGGCACTGTGTCGTCTCCCCTACATGGAGGTGGTTTTCTTTAGAATCACTTGACATTTTTTCCAATAGTGCTGCGTACTTTGAAATTGCCAGAATATATCAACAATTAATTATTATGGCCTGGCTTATTCGACCACTTTGCACCTAAAATTATGGGTACCTCAAGTACGTGTGTATCCGAAAGTACAATACAGATAATTGCATTCACATAAAAATGTTGCAATCAATCATACTTGTTAAGAGCAACAATATGATCATTTATCTTGGGTCGATTTTTAATTTTATTCGCCACCACTTTAAAAATGAGAAATTAAGGTAGTTTACATCTGACAATGACGAGGAGAGAGAATCTGGTACGAGCCTTCTTAAGGAACCATCTCTTACTTCTATTCAAACAAATAATTTTCCAGCCTGTATATTTTAGTTGCTTTTTTATGGTGGAACATACCTGAGGTCGTACGATTCATGCCTGATGAAAGTCACCAGTTCTCTGTTTCAAACTGGGCACGTTTCTTGGAACAAATGCTCCTGCTATTGGAAGGCGTAACGCATTTTCCACTTCGTCCAGTGGTGTCTATTTCGCGTCTTTACCTTCGAAATTACGAGAGCCAGCGAATGCAGAGATTCATTTGCAGACAACGCAGCACTGTTTATATAAATATGTTTCCAAGTGTTTGGAATCGTTTAATGTTGAAATCTAATTTCGCCGGGAAAACCATTTGACTTTTCAAATCTTCTTGGATAATTTAACATGTTCCACCGATAACCATAAATTTGGCAAAAGATTTTTCCAATTCCAGCAACAGAACTTTAGCCAGACCACAACACTTCAGTTTTCCCGCAAAAAAAACAATGAATGATTGAGATTCATGACAACTCAATCCACCGCTACTGTCACTACCTTCCACCTCCCACCTTCTAATCCTTCACACAACAAAATCGATTACAAGCTTCATTACCAAAGATACTGCACACTAATAGCCAGCGTTGCCAACCCAAAAAGTATTCCTTTTAAGTGAAGTTAAAATTCCAATAATTGTTTATTATTGTCATTTACCTTCCTAAAAATCAAATTTCGAGCACTGATaacttaaaaagaaattttttgtcatCTCCATTGCgtattattcttcttcttcgtattattattactattcttgagtgtatttttgttctgtcgttgcaactagagaaatacgtgattttttttttcaccacacGTGTTCCTCTTTATTGAGGTAAAATATCATCAGTTCGTTAAGAATAAGTTAATTTCTATTTAAGGTGATTTTTGGTTGATTTCTcgtttacatcgggaaatgccgtctgctagcacatcgttgttttatGCGTTAAACACTCAtaattttcttctaatttttagtttttctgCAGTACTATGCAGTTTCTAACGCAGAAAACAACTATGTGCTAGCaggcggcatttcccgatgtaagcgagaaatcaaccgaaaatcaCCTTTAAGTACAAATCAACTTATTCTTAACAAACACATATATAAAGGAAATAGCACTCAGAGAAGAAAATGCTGTCTGCAACACCTGACATGTAAATATCATCTGCATACACGCCACTCTTTCCAGATTTTATAATCTTGTTGTAATTGTTGATATAGGCGTTTCGAATAACTAATTTTTAATCtaacagctgccacatcacactctagagctatttcctgcatataatccacaatttatacaaTTCTTGGTCTCACAAATTACGAAGTTTATACGACTCGCATTTTTGGTTACATGTattaagattatttatttattccttcgtGGGATATGTCACtggtctgcacacacacacacacaaaactgcataAAAACAATAATAGGTTGCTGTTTTTGTAGTTCTAGAAGCTGCGAAAGTGTACTTACCTACCACCATTTTgacttttttcataaataaaataaaaacacgttGAAACCGAAAGGGGTGCTGGAACAATGACTGTACGATAACTGCGACAGAATGCTCGTGTTTCGCAATACTGCTGCCACGGAGCAGTGGTCGTAGGGAAGTGGCGCAACAAAGTACAACCAAGTTGAACTTCCTGTGGTGTTACAAAAGTCGCGTCTCCTAAGTTGCACCACTAAAAACTGGGAGTTCATACATGCAACTGCATTACCGGTATGCTACCAGCTGTGGCGACACATTTGTTACGTGTGTGAGCCCACCTTAAGATTAATAGATGATGCAGTCAACCGCGCATTATTAATAATACACACGAGAAAGGATAAATATCTAGTTTCAATTTTAATCGACATCGTCGGTGTTTTTGATATCTGTCGGTGGCCTGTGTTGTTCGCTAGGTTGAGTGAGATGCAACTACGAACTGTCCTGTACAACAGCTTAATAGATTACTGCAAAAATGGAATAGCAGAGTGGGAAGCCGAAAACCAGAAAATAGTCATGAACGTAAGGAAAGGATGGACGCTAGGCTCAATCTGTGGAACAATTTGTTGGGACATTGCTATCGAGCCACTCTTAAACAACGTGGGTGGAGATGACAGGGGGTTGTTAGGTGTCGTATCAGCAAACTCATGGGTACACCCAGAGAACAAAACCACATAACTTCTCATATGTATAAGTAATTGGTGTAGCCAATACAAACTCAAAATAGCTGCAAACAAAACAGTAAATCTATTGCTCAAAAGGGGCATTGAAACGGAACCCATTTATTAAATTGTATAACATTAACATAAAGAGGAAACAAGTAACTCTATATTTAGGAATACATATTGACAAACGACTTACTTTCCATCTACACATCAGACTCGTAACTGACAAAGCGACGAAACTGATGCACAAAGTTGCAAGGATAAGCACCATACAATACTAGCTATGTTTGAGGACGCTACAAACGTATCACACAGTTGTCTTGGAAGCCATGGAGCaccgaggtgacaaacgtcatgggatagagatatgcacacatacagatagcggtagtatcacaTAAACAAGATATAAAATGGCACTACACTGATGGAGCTTTCGTttttactcaggtgactcatgtgaataggtttccaacgtgattgtgTAAGTACAACAGGAATTAAtaaactttgaatgcggaatggtagctggagctagacgcatgacacattccatttcggaaaccgttagggaattcagtattctgcaaTCCACACTTTCAAGAGGGTGCCGAtagtaccaaattccaggcattacctctcatcacggacaacgcagtggacgaaAGCCGTCACTATTGACCGAGAGCagtgcgtttgcgtagagttgtcagtagtaagctggccgaagtggccgagcggttttagacgctacagtctggacccgtgcgaccgctacggtcgcagtttcgaatcctacctcgtgcctgacagtgtgtgatgttcttaggttagttaggtttaagtagttctaagttctaggggactgatgacctcagaagttaagtcccatagtgctcagagccatttgaaccatttttttgtcagtgGTAACAAACATGCAACGCtaagtgaaataactgcagaaatcaatgtgggacgtacgatgaatgtaAACTTTAGGGCAATTCGGCGAAAATAATCGGGTGTAGGAGCAGAGGACCTATGCGAGTTTCTTTGCTAATCAGGACATTGCTTGCAGCGCCTtgcctgggctcat carries:
- the LOC126299120 gene encoding uncharacterized protein LOC126299120 isoform X2, encoding MSSDSKENHLHVGETTQCHGHPEEIPCTTNGGSEDVSAITASEEPDKFAHIEPSRDDKKQSNLAQDFEQNVPLNVSCNKFSPPVENSNVSKIAETSFPHDWDETATEQLVDSILLEAVGVPSPVSPLSSHDNDDGL